Proteins from one Oscillatoria nigro-viridis PCC 7112 genomic window:
- a CDS encoding SNF2-related protein translates to MAILHGSWLLDNEKSCLFIWGETWRKIEAIQTLELGNNLPHPLAMTESEFKIFLNSLQQSGKLNWQLPETAENPPEKSKKTRRSPKTPKEEIPAPNSSIKKEVRAIALPTHIWESNSNLMPQHSAAAIEEPAKTEEIYLYPWQVEGFCLNPQAAFVFLQSLPLNSTEPDSFVGSDLRFWSHIARWSLDLLARCKFLPGLEKQSDGSAIAKWQPLLDSSTDTLRLATFVKQMPTACRTYQSKEEGRRKKEEGRGEKEEESSQLPLAVDLPMGAEELVLGFLSSIVDSQVRSAGSSTLELKAVSPVRDWLQALHQESGIVQVETAALENLATKLSAWTAPLQNQLSQQSQFRTCFQLIPPVPGKANWSLNYCLQAADEAEFLVDATTVWNNSVERLAYAGRTIELPQETLLSGLGLASKLYPLIEPSLQAQRPQSCQLNPLQAYEFIKSVAWRFADSGLGVVLPPSLTKTGGWASRLGLSIQAETPKVTPGKGGLGLQSLLNFKWELTIGGQRISKAEFDRSIALNSPLVEINGEWVELRAPDVKAAQTFFASRKEQMTLSLEDALRLASGDSQTIEKLPVVNFEATGQLQELLNTLSDNQAVSAIATPASFRGQLRPYQALGAGWLAFLERWGLGACLADDMGLGKCLLPQSLLFVNGFLQKAEKIWEAYAGKTEFDGEGFWSEPNEQLLVNSINQETGKIVQAPIRRLYRQPVQEKLRTIKLQDGSSITITGRHKLLGRDGWTNDLKVGDYVCVPAKLYWEGKPEDPDLVKFLAWQIAEGHEQRDRATLTITQKDVAVIEELRFTLHQLSKKYGIEINNPAVRTPGKQRAAYLAVCSRSYQSFLQAKGYEWGKLSAEKSFPQFIMQANLDSIRIFLRNYFDAEGSVLPKMRTVEISTASPLIIQQLSTLLRRFGIWLRIATKQKRATNGSGIFRTYYIGAFGGNSARIFLQEIGFGYPEKQQNLEKICEVTANTNVEGIPVSDIVADAVEMTKLPLRHFGMHNPVYINGSQQFSRISLGKVVAGMENVLGGSAEQEYRQLKPSKWTNQTLEAYANLNVAQLNSVRENLQLILDREVFYCRIEEIENFEYSGWVYDFEVSKHHNFVANNILCHNTIQLITFLLHLQEQDSLEAPTLLVCPTSVLGNWEREVKKFGPTLKVLVHHGDKRAKGKAFAAEIKGKDLIITSYTLVFRDAKEFQGIKWQGLVLDEAQNIKNSEAKQSQAVRQIEASFKIALTGTPVENRLQELWSILEFLNPGYLGPRNFFQRRFAIPIEKYGDRESLQTLRSLVRPFILRRLKTDKEIIQDLPEKQEMTVFCGLATQQAALYQKIVEESIAELESAEGIQRRGMILALLVKLKQLCNHPALVKAEAKPKELEIKSQESGKLQRLVEMLEEAIAEGDRALIFTQFAEWGKLLKPHLEQHLGREVLFLYGGIRQQQREEMIDRFQHDPQGPPIMILSLKAGGTGLNLTRATHVFHYDRWWNPAVENQATDRVFRIGQTRNVQVHKFVCTGTLEEKIHDMIESKKALAEQVVSAGENWLTELDTDQLRNLLILDRNAIIETEEE, encoded by the coding sequence ATGGCTATTTTACACGGCAGTTGGCTCCTAGATAATGAAAAAAGTTGCTTGTTTATTTGGGGAGAAACTTGGCGAAAAATTGAGGCGATTCAGACCCTAGAATTAGGGAATAATTTACCGCATCCCTTAGCAATGACCGAATCGGAATTTAAGATTTTCCTAAATTCCTTGCAGCAGTCGGGCAAACTCAACTGGCAATTACCGGAAACCGCAGAAAATCCACCGGAAAAGAGCAAAAAAACTAGGCGGTCGCCCAAAACTCCCAAGGAAGAAATTCCCGCCCCCAACTCCTCAATTAAAAAGGAAGTTCGGGCGATCGCACTTCCCACCCACATCTGGGAATCGAACTCAAATCTGATGCCGCAGCACTCAGCAGCAGCAATTGAGGAACCCGCTAAAACCGAGGAAATTTACCTTTATCCCTGGCAAGTCGAGGGTTTTTGTCTCAACCCTCAAGCAGCTTTTGTTTTCTTGCAATCACTACCGCTTAACAGCACGGAGCCCGACTCTTTTGTCGGCTCAGATTTGCGTTTTTGGTCTCATATTGCTAGGTGGAGTTTGGATTTGTTGGCAAGATGCAAATTTTTGCCTGGATTAGAGAAACAGTCGGACGGTTCTGCTATTGCCAAATGGCAACCGCTGTTAGATAGTTCTACAGATACACTCCGCCTCGCCACTTTTGTCAAGCAAATGCCGACGGCTTGCCGAACATATCAATCGAAGGAAGAAGGAAGAAGGAAGAAGGAAGAAGGAAGAGGGGAAAAGGAAGAAGAATCCAGTCAATTGCCTTTAGCGGTGGATTTGCCGATGGGGGCGGAGGAATTGGTGTTAGGCTTTTTGAGTAGTATTGTAGATAGTCAAGTGCGATCTGCTGGTAGCTCTACTTTAGAACTCAAAGCAGTTTCTCCGGTGCGCGACTGGCTGCAAGCTTTGCACCAGGAATCTGGGATAGTTCAAGTAGAAACAGCAGCCTTGGAAAATTTGGCAACCAAGCTGAGTGCTTGGACTGCACCGCTGCAAAACCAATTATCTCAACAAAGTCAATTTCGCACTTGCTTTCAACTCATACCACCAGTGCCCGGTAAAGCCAACTGGAGTTTAAATTATTGTTTGCAAGCAGCAGATGAAGCGGAATTTTTGGTAGACGCGACAACTGTTTGGAACAACTCAGTCGAGCGTTTGGCTTATGCGGGGCGGACAATAGAATTGCCTCAAGAAACTTTGCTCAGTGGCTTGGGTTTAGCCTCGAAACTTTATCCGTTAATTGAACCGAGTTTGCAAGCACAGCGGCCTCAATCTTGTCAATTAAATCCGCTGCAAGCTTACGAGTTTATTAAGTCTGTAGCTTGGCGGTTTGCTGATAGCGGGTTGGGCGTGGTTTTGCCGCCGAGTTTGACAAAGACAGGTGGTTGGGCGAGTCGTTTGGGTTTGAGCATTCAAGCGGAAACTCCGAAAGTGACTCCCGGCAAGGGGGGGTTGGGATTGCAAAGTCTGCTAAATTTTAAGTGGGAATTGACGATCGGCGGACAGCGCATTTCTAAGGCAGAATTTGACAGGTCGATCGCGTTGAATTCGCCTTTGGTGGAAATTAACGGCGAGTGGGTGGAGTTGCGCGCGCCGGATGTGAAAGCGGCTCAAACTTTTTTTGCCAGCCGCAAAGAGCAAATGACTCTTTCTTTGGAGGATGCTTTGCGTTTGGCGTCGGGCGATTCTCAGACGATCGAAAAATTGCCTGTGGTGAATTTTGAGGCTACGGGTCAACTTCAGGAATTGTTGAATACTTTGAGCGATAATCAAGCCGTAAGTGCGATCGCAACTCCCGCTAGTTTCCGAGGACAATTGCGGCCTTATCAAGCCCTAGGAGCAGGCTGGTTAGCATTCTTAGAACGCTGGGGTTTGGGTGCTTGTCTCGCGGACGATATGGGGCTCGGCAAATGCTTGTTACCACAAAGCTTGCTTTTTGTCAATGGCTTTTTACAAAAAGCTGAAAAAATATGGGAAGCTTATGCCGGAAAAACAGAATTCGACGGTGAGGGCTTTTGGTCTGAACCTAACGAGCAATTACTGGTAAATTCCATAAATCAGGAAACAGGCAAAATTGTACAGGCGCCTATTCGACGGCTTTACCGCCAGCCAGTGCAAGAAAAGTTGCGAACCATCAAACTACAAGACGGTAGCAGCATCACAATTACCGGCCGCCACAAATTGTTAGGACGCGATGGCTGGACAAATGACCTCAAGGTTGGAGACTATGTTTGCGTTCCTGCTAAATTGTATTGGGAAGGAAAGCCGGAAGATCCCGATTTGGTCAAGTTTTTGGCTTGGCAGATTGCTGAGGGACATGAGCAGCGCGATCGGGCAACGCTCACAATAACGCAGAAAGATGTGGCAGTTATTGAAGAATTGCGTTTCACACTTCACCAATTAAGCAAAAAGTATGGGATAGAAATAAATAATCCTGCAGTTCGTACTCCCGGTAAGCAAAGAGCAGCATATTTAGCTGTGTGTAGTCGATCGTACCAAAGCTTTCTTCAGGCTAAAGGCTACGAGTGGGGAAAGCTGTCAGCCGAGAAAAGCTTCCCGCAATTCATCATGCAAGCCAATCTTGACAGCATACGGATTTTTCTCAGAAACTACTTTGATGCTGAAGGTTCTGTCCTTCCTAAAATGCGGACTGTCGAAATTAGCACCGCTTCGCCTTTAATAATTCAACAACTTTCTACACTGCTGCGGCGCTTTGGAATTTGGCTGCGAATCGCCACTAAGCAGAAACGCGCCACCAATGGCAGCGGGATTTTTCGCACCTATTATATCGGTGCTTTCGGCGGTAACTCAGCGCGCATATTTTTGCAGGAAATAGGCTTCGGTTATCCAGAAAAACAGCAAAATTTAGAGAAAATTTGCGAAGTTACTGCCAATACAAATGTCGAAGGAATTCCGGTTTCGGATATTGTTGCCGATGCAGTGGAGATGACCAAACTGCCGCTACGGCATTTCGGAATGCACAATCCTGTTTATATTAACGGTTCCCAGCAGTTTTCCCGCATCAGCCTAGGAAAGGTGGTAGCAGGTATGGAAAATGTGCTTGGTGGTTCCGCAGAACAGGAGTACCGCCAGCTAAAGCCTTCTAAATGGACGAATCAAACCCTAGAGGCTTATGCAAATCTCAATGTAGCGCAGCTAAATAGTGTCCGAGAAAATTTGCAACTTATACTCGATCGCGAAGTCTTTTATTGCCGGATAGAGGAAATTGAGAATTTTGAGTACAGCGGGTGGGTTTATGATTTTGAGGTGAGCAAGCATCACAATTTTGTTGCCAATAATATCTTGTGCCACAATACTATTCAGCTAATTACTTTTCTCCTGCATTTACAGGAACAAGATTCTCTAGAAGCGCCAACATTACTGGTTTGTCCCACATCGGTATTGGGCAACTGGGAGCGGGAAGTCAAGAAATTTGGCCCGACGCTGAAAGTGTTAGTTCACCACGGAGACAAACGCGCTAAAGGCAAAGCATTTGCGGCTGAAATTAAGGGAAAGGATTTAATCATTACCAGTTACACGCTGGTGTTTCGCGATGCGAAGGAATTTCAAGGCATTAAGTGGCAAGGATTGGTTTTAGATGAAGCGCAAAATATTAAAAATTCCGAGGCGAAGCAGTCGCAAGCAGTGCGGCAAATAGAAGCATCTTTTAAAATTGCGCTGACGGGAACTCCGGTGGAAAATAGACTGCAAGAATTGTGGTCTATTTTGGAGTTTCTGAATCCTGGCTATTTGGGGCCGCGCAATTTCTTTCAGCGCCGATTTGCAATTCCGATCGAGAAATACGGCGATCGAGAATCTTTGCAGACTTTGCGATCGCTCGTTCGGCCTTTCATCCTCCGCCGCCTGAAAACAGACAAAGAAATCATCCAAGATTTGCCCGAAAAACAGGAGATGACTGTCTTTTGCGGGCTGGCAACTCAACAGGCGGCATTATATCAAAAAATAGTCGAAGAGTCAATAGCGGAATTAGAATCAGCAGAAGGCATTCAGCGCCGGGGAATGATTCTGGCTTTGCTGGTAAAACTCAAGCAACTTTGCAACCATCCGGCTCTTGTGAAAGCAGAAGCTAAGCCGAAAGAATTGGAGATTAAAAGTCAGGAATCGGGGAAATTGCAGCGGTTGGTGGAAATGTTAGAAGAGGCGATCGCGGAGGGCGATCGGGCTTTAATTTTTACTCAATTTGCCGAATGGGGAAAACTCCTGAAACCGCATCTAGAACAGCATTTAGGGCGAGAAGTTTTGTTCTTGTACGGAGGAATTCGGCAACAGCAGCGGGAAGAAATGATCGATCGCTTCCAGCACGACCCCCAAGGCCCGCCGATTATGATTTTATCTTTAAAAGCAGGCGGCACAGGTTTGAACTTAACCAGAGCAACCCACGTTTTCCACTATGACAGATGGTGGAATCCCGCAGTTGAAAATCAGGCAACTGACCGCGTATTTCGCATCGGTCAAACCCGCAATGTGCAAGTCCACAAATTTGTCTGCACGGGTACGTTAGAGGAGAAAATACACGATATGATCGAAAGTAAGAAAGCTCTAGCGGAACAAGTTGTCAGCGCCGGCGAAAACTGGCTCACCGAACTAGATACAGACCAACTTCGCAATTTACTAATTCTCGATCGCAATGCTATTATAGAAACAGAAGAAGAATAA
- a CDS encoding SWIM zinc finger family protein, with protein MIDREWWTQQWLDLINTYRFKKRLERGWQYAREGKVLSIKFPNQEVIAVVQGTDPKPYQVSLGLDTLSDEDWDYVIENMSQRAVFSAKLLAGEMPHNIEDVFAAAGKTLFPLSLSDIRSRCSCPDPKNPCKHISAVYYLLGDRFSEDPFVLFQLRGRTKEQILTALRQRRGTQGEENSQLNSGENAPAANSKLPKVDRFWEYNQQLEPSLVVIVPPPSSETVLDILGPIPLTADGKGTASKSSPASEALKQHFAKIYQAVSQQAVLAALKRGEGD; from the coding sequence ATGATTGACAGAGAATGGTGGACACAACAGTGGTTAGATTTAATCAATACCTACCGCTTCAAAAAGCGCTTAGAACGCGGCTGGCAGTACGCCCGCGAAGGTAAAGTTCTCAGCATTAAATTTCCCAATCAAGAAGTAATTGCCGTAGTTCAAGGAACCGATCCAAAACCCTATCAAGTTTCTTTAGGACTCGATACATTGAGCGATGAAGATTGGGATTATGTGATTGAAAATATGTCGCAAAGAGCAGTTTTTTCAGCTAAACTCTTAGCAGGAGAAATGCCGCACAATATTGAAGATGTATTTGCAGCGGCAGGCAAAACGCTATTTCCATTAAGCTTGTCAGATATTCGATCGCGCTGTAGCTGTCCTGACCCCAAAAACCCTTGCAAACACATCAGTGCAGTATACTACTTATTGGGCGATCGCTTCAGTGAAGACCCCTTCGTACTCTTTCAACTGCGGGGGAGAACCAAAGAGCAAATCTTGACAGCACTCCGTCAAAGACGAGGTACGCAAGGAGAGGAAAATTCCCAACTCAACTCCGGCGAAAATGCCCCCGCTGCGAATTCTAAATTGCCGAAGGTCGATCGCTTTTGGGAATACAATCAGCAGCTAGAACCATCTCTAGTAGTAATTGTACCCCCACCCAGCAGCGAGACAGTATTAGATATCTTAGGCCCGATTCCCCTTACCGCTGACGGAAAAGGAACCGCTAGCAAATCATCGCCCGCATCTGAGGCGCTAAAACAGCATTTTGCCAAAATTTACCAAGCAGTTAGCCAGCAAGCAGTTTTAGCAGCACTAAAACGGGGCGAAGGAGATTAA
- a CDS encoding HAD-IA family hydrolase: MTKVIIFDFDGTLADTIDILLSITNRLSVEFGFKSATKEELAQLSNLNSWQILMYSGISIFKFPLLIRKLKAELRSEIPNIHLFCGIKEVLLELKNSGFQLGIITSNSRDNVLDSLEKNGLQDTFDFIYSGTTFGKHKVINRWLNKQNINPEQVVYVGDEIRDIEAAKKTKIKVIAVAWGFNSRSALAAHNPDFLIEHPQELIGVINNMK, from the coding sequence ATGACCAAAGTAATTATTTTTGATTTTGACGGTACTTTAGCAGATACAATCGATATTCTTCTGAGCATAACCAACCGTTTGTCAGTTGAATTTGGCTTTAAATCGGCAACCAAAGAGGAACTGGCTCAACTTAGCAATTTAAATTCTTGGCAAATTCTGATGTATTCGGGAATTTCCATCTTCAAATTCCCGCTGCTAATTAGGAAGCTGAAAGCAGAGTTGCGGAGTGAAATTCCGAATATTCATTTATTTTGCGGGATTAAAGAAGTTTTGTTAGAGTTAAAAAACAGCGGTTTTCAACTGGGGATTATTACCTCTAATTCTAGAGATAATGTTTTGGATTCGCTTGAAAAAAATGGGTTGCAGGATACCTTTGATTTTATTTATTCAGGAACAACCTTTGGAAAACACAAAGTAATTAATCGATGGTTAAATAAACAAAATATTAATCCCGAACAAGTCGTTTATGTGGGAGATGAGATTAGAGATATAGAAGCAGCTAAAAAAACTAAAATAAAAGTAATTGCTGTCGCTTGGGGTTTTAATTCTCGGTCAGCTTTGGCGGCACACAATCCCGATTTTTTGATCGAACACCCCCAGGAATTAATCGGAGTTATCAATAATATGAAATGA
- the queG gene encoding tRNA epoxyqueuosine(34) reductase QueG — protein sequence MKKSINSDRIKQKALELGFHKVGIASTDTDFDLEKQRLQAWLDKGYQADMAWMANPKRQDIRSLMPEVQSLICVAINYYTPHQRPENSLCEGGDDAAVEYAKISRYGWGRDYHRILHKKLKVLANWLRSQGEGIEARYYADTGPIQDKMWAQRAGIGWIAKNGNVISREYGSWVFLGEILTNLELASDAAHTEHCGTCTRCIEACPTGAITEPFVVNADRCIAYHTIENRAEKLPDKIASNLQGWVAGCDICQDVCPWNQRFAKATDVAEFEPYPENIAPTLAELADISDEEWNRRFTASALRRIKPEMLRRNAKANQIND from the coding sequence ATGAAAAAATCAATTAATAGCGATCGCATTAAACAAAAAGCCCTTGAGTTGGGATTTCACAAAGTGGGGATAGCCTCAACAGACACTGATTTCGATCTAGAAAAACAAAGATTGCAAGCTTGGCTGGACAAGGGTTATCAGGCGGATATGGCATGGATGGCAAACCCGAAACGGCAGGATATTCGATCGCTCATGCCAGAGGTGCAGTCATTAATATGTGTCGCCATCAACTACTACACGCCCCACCAACGCCCCGAAAATTCCCTGTGCGAGGGGGGGGACGATGCAGCGGTCGAATATGCTAAAATCTCTCGCTACGGCTGGGGGCGGGATTACCATAGAATTTTGCACAAAAAACTGAAGGTTTTGGCAAATTGGCTGCGATCGCAAGGCGAGGGAATTGAAGCGCGGTATTATGCTGATACCGGGCCGATTCAGGATAAAATGTGGGCGCAGCGTGCCGGGATTGGCTGGATTGCCAAAAATGGTAACGTAATTTCGCGCGAATACGGTTCTTGGGTGTTTTTGGGCGAAATCTTGACTAATTTGGAGTTAGCGTCGGATGCTGCCCATACGGAACATTGCGGTACTTGCACTCGCTGCATTGAGGCGTGTCCGACGGGGGCAATTACTGAGCCTTTTGTGGTGAATGCCGATCGGTGTATAGCCTATCACACGATCGAGAATCGAGCCGAAAAATTGCCCGACAAAATTGCATCTAATTTACAAGGTTGGGTAGCAGGTTGCGACATTTGTCAAGATGTTTGTCCTTGGAATCAGCGATTTGCCAAAGCAACTGATGTTGCAGAATTTGAGCCTTATCCTGAAAATATAGCGCCGACACTTGCAGAATTGGCCGACATCTCCGACGAAGAATGGAACCGCAGATTTACAGCTTCGGCGCTGCGGCGCATTAAACCCGAAATGCTGCGGCGAAATGCGAAAGCCAATCAAATTAACGATTAA
- a CDS encoding orange carotenoid protein N-terminal domain-containing protein, producing the protein MAVSIQSAQSIFSNTEIASIVPATTDAFYKLSVEDQLALLWYAYTEMGVSITAAAPGVASMTLVEGVLNDIKQMSPAEQSKTMYDLASNADTPIGRIYTSLRVNTKLGFWYELGQLMKQGIVAPIPAGYQMSPEATAVLETIKKLDPGQQITVLRNTVVHMGYDPDFSQEYGKRFAPRSTPTALEERVKTKIEGISEQTVLSYIDYMNAFDFTPAVGLFAEEGALQPPFQKPIVGREAILNYMREECVGLKMMPERGVSEPAEDGYRQVKVTGKVETPWFGANVGMNIAWRFLLDPQGQIFFVAIDLLASPKELLNLIRK; encoded by the coding sequence ATGGCAGTTAGTATTCAATCAGCTCAATCTATTTTTTCCAACACCGAGATTGCTAGCATTGTTCCGGCTACCACCGACGCGTTCTACAAACTCAGCGTTGAAGACCAACTGGCACTGCTCTGGTATGCCTACACCGAAATGGGCGTTTCCATCACCGCAGCAGCACCCGGAGTCGCCAGCATGACGCTTGTCGAAGGCGTCCTCAACGACATTAAGCAGATGTCGCCGGCGGAGCAAAGCAAAACGATGTATGACCTAGCTAGCAACGCCGACACTCCGATCGGGCGGATTTACACTTCCTTGCGCGTCAACACCAAACTCGGTTTCTGGTACGAGTTGGGACAGTTGATGAAACAGGGGATTGTAGCTCCGATTCCCGCTGGCTATCAAATGTCTCCCGAAGCCACCGCAGTTCTAGAAACCATTAAGAAACTAGATCCAGGCCAGCAAATTACCGTACTTCGCAACACCGTAGTTCACATGGGCTACGATCCAGATTTCAGCCAAGAGTACGGCAAACGCTTTGCCCCCCGCAGCACTCCCACCGCTCTAGAAGAGCGGGTGAAAACCAAAATTGAGGGTATCAGCGAGCAGACTGTGCTCAGCTACATCGACTACATGAACGCCTTCGACTTCACCCCGGCCGTCGGTTTATTTGCTGAAGAAGGTGCCCTGCAACCGCCTTTCCAAAAGCCGATCGTCGGTCGCGAAGCTATCCTCAACTATATGCGGGAAGAGTGCGTCGGACTGAAAATGATGCCCGAGCGAGGCGTATCGGAACCTGCCGAAGATGGCTACCGCCAAGTGAAAGTCACCGGCAAAGTCGAAACTCCCTGGTTCGGCGCGAATGTGGGAATGAACATTGCGTGGCGGTTTTTGCTCGATCCCCAAGGTCAAATTTTCTTTGTGGCGATCGACTTGTTGGCATCTCCTAAAGAATTGCTCAATTTGATCCGCAAATAG
- a CDS encoding nuclear transport factor 2 family protein codes for MTATTRPILTVSTDIAGITNPAVLRYFETLNAGDFAATANLFADDGVLHAPFEEPIIGKSSIATYLKTEARGMQLQPQQGVSQILEDGQVEVQVSGRVQTSVFGINVGWRFVFNSHQQILSVTVKLLASPQELLNLRSHKKFDV; via the coding sequence ATGACCGCAACAACTCGACCTATTTTAACTGTATCTACAGATATTGCAGGCATCACAAACCCAGCGGTACTGCGATATTTTGAAACTTTAAACGCCGGTGATTTTGCAGCGACTGCTAATTTGTTTGCTGATGACGGGGTTCTGCACGCCCCGTTTGAGGAGCCAATTATCGGTAAAAGCTCGATCGCCACTTATCTAAAAACAGAAGCGCGAGGAATGCAGCTCCAACCCCAGCAAGGTGTCAGCCAAATTTTAGAAGATGGCCAAGTTGAAGTTCAGGTTAGCGGCCGGGTGCAAACATCCGTATTTGGTATTAATGTCGGATGGCGGTTCGTGTTCAATTCTCACCAACAAATCCTTTCTGTCACCGTCAAGCTGTTAGCTTCTCCCCAAGAATTGCTAAATCTGCGGTCGCATAAGAAATTTGATGTTTGA
- a CDS encoding ATP-binding protein — MNTELHVPSDLRFLTIVENWLLSSLEVELGEHVDWPRQSNRLRLVLAEAYSNVIRHAHKDQPNLPVLIRLNLKNRDIGLEIWDYGKGYEMDTYNPPRPEAKQESGYGWLIMSRLMDRVDYSLQIDGRNCLKLEASLPEKS; from the coding sequence ATGAATACTGAGCTTCATGTGCCAAGCGACTTGCGGTTTTTAACAATTGTTGAAAATTGGTTGCTGAGCAGTTTGGAAGTAGAGCTAGGAGAGCACGTCGATTGGCCGCGTCAGTCGAATCGTTTGCGCTTGGTGTTAGCAGAAGCCTATTCTAACGTGATCCGCCATGCTCACAAAGATCAACCCAATTTGCCCGTGTTAATTCGCTTGAATTTAAAAAATAGGGATATTGGTTTAGAAATTTGGGATTACGGTAAAGGTTACGAAATGGATACTTACAATCCCCCGAGGCCGGAAGCTAAACAGGAAAGCGGCTACGGCTGGCTGATTATGAGCAGACTTATGGATCGGGTGGACTACAGTTTGCAAATAGACGGTCGCAACTGTCTAAAGTTGGAAGCGAGTTTGCCGGAAAAATCTTAA
- a CDS encoding SpoIIE family protein phosphatase, translating to MSRGDGSKLKLMVVDDEPDNLDLLYRTFRRDFQVYKADSALSALEVLDEQGEMAVIISDQRMPEMNGTEFLGKTVERFPDTIRILLTGYTDVEDLVEAINSGQVFKYITKPWNPEELKLVINQASETYKYYKQRSVALRRALRKESLFNEVMSVIRGSLDYSSMVQTIVQTVGQTFEANYCMLRPVEADRLLPSSFPYQAQTSEASSFSFDENLLVQAVASRQTQVNSNSGGQGNSVEIAVPLTYQQELLAVLALSQIGGTNPWSAEEIELIEGVAAQAALALSQAKLYQRTLDLAKQMQTELEVARQIQTNLLRQSWPDFETVRVQACCYPAREVGGDFFEVYVHSQGDIWIAVGDVSGKGVPAALFMASAISVMRRELSQEVSPEPDRVMQNMNSSMSDDLIGNNHFITMVVARYTPSTGHLAFANAGHIYPIVWSHSEVKAQAASGKTPVEPNFLKARGIPLGILPVWRGKAGTIELKSGDVFLLTSDGITEASVTTEAVAGGEPTRSMLQQEGLWQLLIQEPGSFNLDNLLARIRADNPVQEDDQTILSLEVL from the coding sequence ATGAGTCGGGGAGATGGAAGCAAGCTGAAACTGATGGTAGTCGATGACGAACCCGACAACTTGGATTTATTGTACCGGACGTTTCGACGCGACTTTCAGGTTTACAAAGCAGATAGCGCCCTCAGCGCCCTGGAAGTTCTAGACGAACAGGGCGAGATGGCGGTGATTATATCTGACCAGCGGATGCCAGAAATGAATGGCACCGAGTTTTTGGGGAAAACAGTCGAGCGATTTCCCGATACGATTCGGATTCTGCTAACGGGATACACCGATGTTGAAGATTTGGTTGAGGCCATCAACTCAGGTCAAGTTTTCAAATACATCACCAAACCGTGGAATCCAGAAGAACTCAAATTGGTGATCAATCAAGCCTCAGAAACTTACAAATACTACAAGCAGCGCAGCGTTGCATTGCGCCGCGCTTTACGCAAGGAATCTCTGTTCAATGAGGTCATGAGCGTGATTCGCGGGTCGCTAGATTACTCTAGTATGGTACAAACTATTGTTCAAACCGTAGGTCAAACTTTTGAGGCCAACTATTGTATGCTGCGGCCGGTAGAAGCCGATCGACTATTGCCGAGTAGCTTCCCCTACCAAGCCCAAACCTCTGAAGCCAGCAGCTTTTCTTTTGATGAAAATTTGCTGGTTCAAGCCGTAGCCAGCCGCCAAACTCAAGTGAACTCAAACAGTGGGGGGCAGGGTAACTCGGTTGAGATTGCCGTGCCCCTGACTTACCAGCAAGAATTGCTGGCGGTACTGGCTTTGTCTCAGATTGGCGGCACTAACCCTTGGTCGGCAGAAGAGATAGAGTTAATAGAAGGTGTAGCAGCTCAAGCTGCTCTGGCCCTGTCTCAAGCCAAGCTATACCAGCGCACTCTGGATTTAGCCAAGCAGATGCAAACCGAGTTGGAAGTGGCCCGCCAAATCCAAACAAACTTGTTGCGCCAAAGTTGGCCGGATTTTGAAACTGTCAGAGTGCAAGCTTGCTGCTATCCCGCGCGGGAAGTTGGCGGCGACTTTTTTGAAGTCTACGTCCACTCCCAAGGGGATATTTGGATCGCGGTGGGAGATGTTTCGGGTAAGGGAGTTCCGGCTGCTCTATTTATGGCCAGCGCGATTTCGGTGATGCGGCGGGAACTTTCCCAAGAAGTTTCTCCAGAGCCCGATCGAGTTATGCAGAACATGAATAGCAGTATGTCTGACGACCTGATCGGCAACAACCATTTTATTACAATGGTTGTAGCTCGTTACACTCCGTCAACGGGACACCTGGCATTTGCTAATGCCGGTCACATTTACCCGATCGTTTGGTCTCACTCGGAGGTGAAAGCTCAAGCCGCTAGCGGTAAAACGCCAGTCGAGCCGAATTTTCTCAAAGCTCGCGGTATTCCCTTGGGGATACTACCAGTTTGGAGGGGCAAAGCAGGTACGATCGAATTAAAGTCAGGAGATGTATTTCTGCTGACGAGTGACGGGATTACTGAAGCTAGCGTGACTACGGAAGCGGTCGCAGGGGGTGAACCCACCCGTTCTATGCTACAACAAGAAGGGCTTTGGCAACTCTTGATTCAAGAGCCTGGTTCCTTCAACTTGGACAATTTGTTGGCTCGCATCCGAGCTGACAATCCTGTTCAGGAAGACGACCAAACTATACTCTCTCTGGAGGTTCTCTGA